In Haematobia irritans isolate KBUSLIRL chromosome 1, ASM5000362v1, whole genome shotgun sequence, a genomic segment contains:
- the ChT gene encoding choline transporter, translated as MINIAGVVSIVLFYLLILVVGIWAGRKKESGNDSEEEVMLAGRSIGLFVGIFTMTATWVGGGYINGTAEAIYTSGLVWCQAPFGYALSLVFGGIFFANPMRKQGYITMLDPLQDSFGERMGGLLFLPALCGEVFWAAGILAALGATLSVIIDMDHRTSVILSSCIAIFYTLFGGLYSVAYTDVIQLFCIFIGLWMCIPFAWANEHVKSLSSMDVDWIGHVEPEQRWFYIDYGLLLIFGGIPWQVYFQRVLSSKTAGRAQLLSYVAAAGCILMAIPPVLIGAIAKATPWNETDYSGPYPLTVQETSMILPMVLQYLTPDFVSFFGLGAVSAAVMSSADSSVLSAASMFARNVYKLIFRQKASEMEIIWVMRGGIIVVGIMATIMALTIPSIYGLWSMCSDLVYVILFPQLLMVVHFKKHCNTYGSLAAYIIALFIRLSGGEALLGLPALIHYPGYDAENQTQLFPFRTMAMLISLVTLIVVSWWTKMMFESGKLPPSYDVFRCVVNIPEDVQRVGDPAECGEQLSVMAGPLGRSYGAATMAGKDERNGRINPALETDDDLPVAEARRLNQQTAQEQVQKMLSSATGQNRRDSSGSSGGGGGGGGGGFGGGMAIPTAEQDNTAF; from the exons atGATTAATATCGCAGGTGTTGTGAGCATTGTGCTCTTTTATTTGCTCATCTTAGTTGTGGGAATTTGGGCCGGTCGAAAAAAGGAGTCTGGCAATGATTCCGAAGAGGAGGTCATGTTGGCAGGTCGTTCGATCGGTTTATTCGTTGGCATCTTTACAATGACTG CAACATGGGTTGGCGGTGGATACATCAATGGAACGGCTGAAGCCATTTATACATCGGGTTTGGTATGGTGCCAGGCACCGTTCGGATATGCTCTAAGTTTAGTATTTG GTGGTATATTCTTTGCCAATCCCATGCGAAAACAAGGTTACATTACCATGTTGGATCCTCTACAGGATTCGTTTGGTGAACGTATGGGTGGATTATTATTTTTACCAGCACTCTGTGGTGAAGTATTTTGGGCTGCTGGTATTTTAGCTGCCTTGGGTGCTACTCTATCGGTTATCATTGATATGGATCACAGGACATCCGTAATATTATCATCCTGTATTgccattttctatacactgttTGGTGGTCTCTATTCCGTGGCCTATACGGatgttatacaattattttgtattttcattGGTCTTTGGATGTGTATACCATTTGCCTGGGCCAATGAGCATGTAAAGAGTTTATCTTCGATGGATGTTGATTGGATTGGACATGTGGAACCGGAACAAAGATGGTTTTACATAGACTATGGTTTGTTGCTGATATTTGGTGGTATACCATGGCAG GTGTATTTCCAACGTGTATTATCAAGTAAGACAGCTGGTCGAGCACAATTACTATCCTATGTGGCAGCAGCAGGTTGCATACTAATGGCTATCCCACCGGTACTCATTGGCGCTATTGCCAAAGCAACTC CTTGGAATGAAACAGATTACTCTGGTCCATATCCCCTAACTGTGCAGGAAACTAGTATGATTTTACCTATGGTCTTACAATACTTGACACCAGATTTTGTATCGTTCTTTGGTCTGGGTGCTGTCTCTGCAGCTGTTATGTCGTCAGCAGATTCATCGGTTCTATCGGCAGCATCTATGTTTGCCAGAAATGTTTATAAATTGATATTTCGTCAAAAAGCTTCCGAAATGGAAATTATATGGGTTATGCGAGGTGGTATCATAGTAGTGGGTATTATGGCCACCATTATGGCATTAACAATACCCTCCATTTATGGTCTATG GTCAATGTGTTCCGATTTGGTTTATGTGATTCTCTTCCCTCAATTACTGATGGTCGTCCATTTTAAGAAACATTGTAACACTTATGGTAGCTTAGCAGCATACATTATTGCTTTATTTATACGATTGTCGGGTGGTGAAGCACTTCTTGGTTTACCCGCTCTCATCCATTATCCTGGCTATGATGCAGAAAATCAAACACAATTGTTCCCCTTCCGCACAATGGCTATGTTGATTAGTTTAGTCACATTGATTGTAGTTTCATGGTGGACAAA aatgATGTTTGAATCTGGTAAATTACCACCAAGCTACGATGTTTTCCGTTGTGTGGTGAATATTCCTGAAGATGTACAAAGAGTTGGTGATCCAGCAGAATGTGGAGAACAG CTCTCAGTTATGGCAGGTCCTTTGGGACGATCATATGGTGCAGCCACAATGGCTGGAAAAGATGAACGTAATGGTCGTATTAATCCAGCGCTAGAAACTGATGATGATTTGCCGGTGGCTGAAGCCAGACGCTTAAATCAACAGACAGCTCAAGAACAAGTCCAGAAAATGTTGAGTTCTGCCACAGGACAAAATCGACGAGATTCCAGTGGAAGCAGTGGAGGCGGCGGCGGTGGTGGTGGAGGAGGATTTGGAGGAGGTATGGCAATACCAACAGCTGAACAAGACAATACTGCCttttaa